The following proteins are co-located in the Paludibaculum fermentans genome:
- a CDS encoding MerR family transcriptional regulator yields the protein MATAATRPQPVEIPNKLYFRIGDVSRITGIKSYVLRYWETEFNQLSPKKSGTNQRLYRRKDVEMVLEIKHLLYEKRFTIEGARTFLHQRKSSPRSTASTPSTPPPPATQSSLFGPDPVQMAARATEKMAGVKAELKAILELLR from the coding sequence ATGGCCACCGCAGCGACCCGGCCGCAGCCGGTAGAGATTCCGAACAAACTGTATTTCCGGATCGGCGATGTCAGCCGGATCACGGGAATCAAGTCGTACGTTCTGCGGTATTGGGAAACCGAGTTCAACCAGCTCTCGCCGAAGAAGTCGGGCACGAACCAGCGGCTCTATCGCCGCAAGGACGTGGAGATGGTGCTGGAGATCAAGCACCTGCTCTATGAAAAGCGCTTCACGATCGAAGGCGCGCGGACTTTCCTGCATCAGCGCAAGTCTTCGCCCCGTTCGACCGCGAGCACACCCTCGACGCCTCCGCCGCCGGCCACGCAGAGCAGTCTGTTTGGGCCGGATCCGGTGCAAATGGCCGCCCGGGCCACGGAAAAGATGGCCGGCGTGAAAGCTGAGCTGAAAGCCATTCTCGAACTACTGCGGTAG
- the rlmB gene encoding 23S rRNA (guanosine(2251)-2'-O)-methyltransferase RlmB, whose translation MAFIAGIHPVREALRAGQSLDRVHIVKGAAGPRLQEIIELCRAAKLPVRFDTREALDRLVKGLPHQGVVAVPSTQVAHTLESVLNRPGLLVVLDGVEDPHNLGAIVRTAHAAGATAVVIPERRAVGLTETVAKAAAGALALLPVVKVNNINRALETLKQHGFWIYGVDERGKQNYSDTEFTNPAAIVLGGEGRGLHEQTRHHCDFLIRIPMAGQIASLNVSVAAGVVLFDWRRRNPPTP comes from the coding sequence ATGGCCTTCATTGCCGGCATCCACCCTGTTCGCGAAGCTTTACGCGCCGGTCAATCATTAGACCGCGTCCACATCGTCAAAGGAGCCGCCGGTCCCCGCCTCCAGGAGATCATCGAACTCTGCCGCGCCGCCAAGCTGCCGGTCCGTTTCGATACCCGCGAAGCCCTCGACCGTCTCGTGAAAGGCCTGCCCCATCAGGGAGTTGTGGCCGTTCCGTCCACCCAGGTCGCCCATACGCTGGAGTCCGTGCTCAACAGGCCGGGCCTGCTGGTCGTCCTCGACGGCGTGGAGGATCCCCACAATCTGGGCGCCATCGTCCGCACCGCCCATGCCGCCGGCGCTACGGCTGTAGTCATTCCGGAACGCCGCGCCGTCGGCCTCACGGAAACCGTCGCCAAGGCCGCCGCCGGAGCTCTCGCCCTGCTGCCGGTCGTCAAAGTAAACAATATCAACCGCGCCCTGGAGACCCTCAAGCAGCACGGCTTCTGGATCTACGGCGTCGACGAGCGCGGTAAACAGAACTACTCCGACACAGAATTCACCAACCCCGCCGCCATCGTCCTGGGAGGGGAAGGGCGCGGCCTCCACGAGCAGACCCGCCACCACTGCGACTTCCTCATCCGCATCCCCATGGCCGGCCAGATCGCCTCCCTGAACGTCTCTGTCGCCGCCGGAGTGGTGCTCTTTGACTGGCGCCGCCGCAATCCTCCCACCCCGTAG
- a CDS encoding flagellar FlbD family protein: MVRLTRINQAPFYLNSDLIEFIDTTPDTLITTVSGTKILVVEGPEEVVRRVVEFRRLIHPVARGPVGVPDPAQEMGRV, encoded by the coding sequence ATGGTCCGTCTGACGCGCATCAATCAGGCGCCGTTCTATCTGAACTCGGACCTGATCGAATTCATTGACACGACCCCCGACACGCTGATCACGACGGTGAGCGGCACGAAGATTCTGGTGGTGGAGGGTCCCGAGGAGGTAGTGCGGCGCGTGGTGGAATTCAGGCGGTTGATTCATCCCGTGGCGCGAGGGCCGGTTGGGGTGCCGGACCCGGCGCAGGAGATGGGCCGGGTATGA
- a CDS encoding flagellar motor protein MotB encodes MARKRKAGDHPNHERWLVSYADFMTLLFAFFVMMYANSQTNKEKATLISHAFREAMQEGTLGHALSRLLKTNPGQQLPVSAPLVTVLPQPGSKARPVELLPSLHQLNETLKKEIESGRLEVRMERRGLVISLKEATFFPSGGDILEPTTLPMLEVIATEIKRSPNPIRLEGHTDSIPIKTSRFRSNWDLSAARGIAMLELFAERFGVERSRMAISGFADTAPVASNETDEGRRKNRRVDIVVLNEVAAAQEPVQAASAKQGAGK; translated from the coding sequence ATGGCTAGGAAGCGGAAGGCGGGCGATCACCCGAATCACGAACGGTGGCTGGTGTCGTATGCGGACTTCATGACGCTGCTGTTCGCATTCTTCGTGATGATGTACGCCAACTCGCAGACGAACAAGGAAAAGGCCACGCTGATCTCGCATGCCTTCCGGGAAGCGATGCAGGAAGGAACTCTCGGCCATGCCTTGTCCCGCCTGCTGAAGACCAACCCCGGTCAGCAGTTGCCGGTTTCGGCGCCGTTGGTGACGGTGCTGCCGCAGCCCGGCTCGAAAGCGCGGCCGGTGGAATTGCTGCCGTCGCTGCATCAGTTGAACGAGACGCTGAAGAAGGAGATTGAGTCTGGGCGGCTGGAGGTGCGGATGGAGCGGCGGGGCCTGGTGATCAGCCTGAAGGAGGCGACCTTCTTCCCATCGGGTGGGGACATCCTGGAACCGACGACGCTGCCGATGCTCGAGGTGATTGCGACCGAGATCAAGCGGTCTCCGAATCCGATCCGGCTGGAGGGTCACACGGATTCGATCCCGATCAAGACTTCGCGGTTCCGGAGCAACTGGGACCTGTCGGCGGCACGGGGCATTGCCATGCTGGAGTTGTTTGCTGAGCGGTTTGGCGTGGAGCGGAGCCGCATGGCGATCTCGGGCTTCGCGGACACGGCACCGGTGGCCAGCAACGAGACCGACGAAGGACGGCGCAAAAACAGGCGGGTGGATATTGTCGTACTGAATGAAGTGGCGGCGGCCCAGGAGCCGGTGCAGGCGGCATCCGCCAAGCAGGGCGCGGGCAAGTAA
- a CDS encoding class I SAM-dependent methyltransferase, translating to MPIPTWSGILDLAASFASSLQAAKTRLAGDCSWYPYETLSNLTKLTPVFAASAASFEELAGAGPILDIGAGDGDLSFLLAQAGYTVHALDNPATNFNGMQGIRLLARELGSNVTILGANLDRDFELEPYQLVLCLGVLYHLKSPLQVLEAIARSAQYCVLSTRVARQSPEGLRLDPQPLAYLLDDSELNQDNSNYWIFTPAGLRRLARRAGWSTLHVSYYGDTRTSNPLSLAEHDERAYVLLKSRKALANVELLSGWHPAEERGWRWTQREFSALATVTAEPGSTFQLQVQFFLSGDVIRVMGPITLRCRADGRPLEPMLYPEPGDMVYRAILPALPSGAPVLLQFSLDKAIPPSEMDARELGIIVQSIDVSAV from the coding sequence ATGCCTATCCCGACCTGGAGCGGAATCCTCGACCTGGCTGCCTCCTTCGCCTCTTCTTTGCAGGCGGCCAAGACCCGGCTGGCCGGCGACTGCTCCTGGTATCCGTACGAGACTCTCTCGAATCTCACCAAACTCACACCGGTCTTCGCCGCCTCGGCGGCCTCGTTTGAGGAACTCGCCGGTGCCGGACCCATCCTCGACATCGGAGCAGGCGATGGGGATCTTTCCTTCCTGCTGGCCCAGGCCGGCTATACCGTCCACGCCCTGGACAACCCGGCGACCAATTTCAACGGCATGCAGGGGATCCGGCTGCTCGCCCGGGAATTGGGTTCGAACGTCACAATCCTGGGAGCGAACCTCGACCGCGACTTCGAACTCGAGCCGTACCAACTCGTCCTTTGCCTGGGCGTGCTCTATCACCTCAAGAGCCCGCTGCAGGTGCTGGAGGCGATTGCCCGCTCCGCCCAGTATTGCGTTCTCAGTACGCGGGTAGCCCGCCAGAGCCCGGAGGGGCTGCGGCTCGATCCCCAGCCGCTGGCCTACTTGCTGGACGATTCCGAGCTCAACCAGGACAACAGCAACTACTGGATCTTCACCCCCGCCGGACTGCGCCGCCTGGCCCGCCGCGCCGGTTGGTCGACTCTGCATGTGTCGTACTACGGCGACACCCGCACCTCCAACCCGCTCAGCCTGGCGGAGCACGACGAGCGCGCCTACGTCCTGCTGAAGAGCCGCAAGGCCCTGGCCAACGTGGAGTTACTCTCCGGCTGGCACCCTGCGGAAGAGCGCGGCTGGCGCTGGACCCAGCGCGAGTTCTCGGCCCTCGCCACCGTTACGGCCGAGCCCGGTTCCACCTTCCAGCTGCAAGTACAATTCTTCCTTTCGGGCGATGTGATCCGGGTCATGGGGCCCATCACCCTGCGCTGCCGGGCCGACGGCCGGCCGCTGGAACCCATGCTCTACCCCGAGCCGGGCGATATGGTCTACCGCGCCATACTCCCCGCGCTGCCCAGCGGAGCCCCGGTCCTGCTCCAGTTCTCCCTCGACAAGGCGATTCCGCCCAGCGAGATGGACGCCCGCGAGTTGGGCATCATCGTCCAGTCCATTGACGTCTCCGCCGTCTGA
- the rnc gene encoding ribonuclease III has translation MEELERRLGHTFADRELLLRALTHKSLLADASPDSYLTESAIRDNEQLEFLGDAVLGFLASEFVLTLCPSYPEGKLSKLKAHLVSAAHLLSTAQAIELGDYLLLGRGEEMSGGRGKKALLANAVEALIAALYLDAGPVAGLEVCRRFLEKYVWSGIRVEQLGEAEVPVDAKSALQELAQSLKLPVPRYVIVQETGPEHAKTFMVEARVGREFTAQSEGTSKKAAGQKAAELLLQHLQSLQSK, from the coding sequence TTGGAGGAGCTGGAACGTCGGCTCGGTCATACCTTTGCCGACCGTGAACTGCTCCTCCGCGCGCTGACTCACAAGTCCCTCCTCGCCGATGCTTCCCCGGATTCGTACCTCACCGAATCCGCCATCCGCGACAATGAACAGCTTGAATTCCTAGGGGACGCCGTTCTTGGCTTCCTGGCCAGCGAGTTCGTGCTGACCCTCTGTCCGTCCTATCCCGAAGGCAAACTCTCCAAGCTCAAAGCTCATCTCGTCAGTGCCGCGCACCTGCTCAGCACCGCTCAGGCCATCGAACTCGGCGACTACCTGCTGCTGGGCCGGGGCGAAGAAATGAGCGGTGGCCGTGGAAAGAAAGCGCTGCTCGCCAACGCCGTAGAAGCGCTGATTGCCGCCCTCTACCTCGACGCCGGCCCCGTGGCTGGACTCGAAGTCTGCCGCCGCTTCCTCGAGAAGTACGTCTGGAGCGGCATTCGCGTCGAACAGCTCGGCGAGGCCGAAGTGCCGGTCGACGCCAAGAGCGCACTGCAGGAATTGGCCCAGTCGCTCAAACTGCCCGTGCCGCGCTACGTCATCGTGCAGGAAACCGGCCCCGAGCACGCCAAGACGTTCATGGTGGAGGCTCGCGTCGGACGCGAATTCACCGCCCAGTCGGAAGGCACCTCCAAAAAGGCCGCCGGACAGAAGGCCGCCGAACTCCTGCTCCAGCACCTTCAATCGCTTCAATCCAAATAG
- a CDS encoding flagellar motor protein — protein sequence MSKLAEAKEQPATAKQAGPTSEGKRRSKLDLSTLGGLGLALLGILGGYALEHGRAGDLWGASAALIVLGGSIGATLVANPVGLVKRAARRASSLIFEYSDDSQETLDRMVNYAMRARKNGVVSLEQEAAEIQDPFLRKSMMLAVDGMDLHEIRASMELEMDAAERRLEEEAKVFEIAGGFAPTIGIIGAVLGLIIVMGELSDMNKVGKGIAAAFVATIYGVGSANLVFLPAALKIKLRGAAEREKREMMLEGVCGIVEGMNPKMLRGKLEAFTAGAPEKPEEPAVDPQRTAA from the coding sequence ATGAGCAAGCTCGCGGAGGCTAAGGAACAGCCGGCCACAGCGAAACAGGCAGGGCCGACGAGCGAAGGAAAGCGCCGGAGCAAGCTGGACCTGAGCACCCTGGGCGGCCTGGGCCTGGCGCTGCTGGGCATCCTGGGGGGCTACGCACTGGAGCATGGGCGGGCAGGCGACCTGTGGGGCGCCTCGGCTGCGTTGATCGTGTTGGGCGGCAGCATCGGTGCGACGCTGGTGGCCAATCCCGTGGGGCTGGTGAAGAGGGCGGCGCGGCGTGCCTCGAGTTTGATCTTCGAGTACTCCGACGACAGCCAGGAGACGCTGGACCGAATGGTGAACTACGCCATGCGGGCCCGCAAGAACGGTGTGGTGTCGCTGGAGCAGGAGGCGGCGGAGATCCAGGATCCATTCCTGCGGAAGAGCATGATGCTGGCCGTGGACGGCATGGACCTGCACGAGATCCGGGCCTCGATGGAACTGGAGATGGATGCCGCGGAACGGCGGCTGGAGGAGGAGGCGAAGGTGTTCGAGATTGCGGGCGGGTTTGCGCCCACCATCGGCATCATCGGCGCGGTGCTGGGCCTGATTATCGTCATGGGCGAACTTTCGGACATGAACAAGGTGGGCAAGGGGATTGCGGCGGCTTTCGTTGCAACGATTTACGGCGTCGGCTCGGCCAATCTGGTGTTTCTGCCGGCGGCCCTGAAGATCAAGCTGCGGGGGGCGGCGGAACGGGAAAAGCGGGAGATGATGCTGGAAGGGGTGTGCGGGATTGTCGAGGGGATGAATCCGAAGATGCTGCGCGGGAAACTGGAAGCCTTCACTGCGGGGGCGCCGGAGAAGCCGGAAGAACCGGCAGTGGATCCACAGCGGACCGCGGCATAA
- a CDS encoding TonB-dependent receptor: MLTWGLRIATFLILTGLMHAQSITGSIVGTVSDTSGSPVPAANVQVQNQDTGAARTVATNEQGNYAATLLPPGRYTVSIAQPGFKPGRIVDLEVRVDRSLRADLALQLGEVSETITVSDAAATKVETDTSTLNQTLGQKTIVDMPISRSFVSLAGLTAGVVPVTGENGQSLQTSFTNRGNLSAFVSGQRESSVSFLIDGVESRGERLGNASMPVSVDAIQQFGMLRNTMSAEYGNAAAVMNVTIKSGTNQIHGTAFEFLQNSVMNARNYFDTSAKAQTKMNDFGFSLGGPVVKDKTFFFTNFEGIRSRRTTPLLGREPTQAQLGGDLSSIASVIYDPLTTDAAGVRTAFPGNIIPVNRLDPATKNFSNYIPVANLAQPINNSNLSVSPSAIADSNQVHFRVDHALSSTDQLFGRWSYYDAPNTAPSLHPLWSKEYPWTTYNGALQETHVFGPRTVNEFRFGFSRDNIFQKAIGVPGTNLAQLIGLKNTVPNEPDGGALPGVTITGYNVSGGSRPTGYISNRFQYSDVLSLTRGNHVLKLGADIRRLQYNVYSSNSPNGDISFAKIFTTSTAGGSTGGDPLADYLLGAFNTASGARTVNSPAFRNTTYNFFAQDEWKVTSRLHLSLGLRYEYAQRAYDVHNKIAIVDFSTGNLIFARKNPFDPKDLSLNQDTSRALLDEDYNNFAPRFGFSYDAGKDTVIRGGYGIFYDVTQANELNFLGFVPPFQTLISVTNNPKAGTPGTLFQNLFPNPGPPDRIDPGTSTFSHLKTDRTPYVQQFNFNIQKRIFGDYLIEASYVGTLGRKQSKRRNYNQKRITAAVPYFPLPNLGPILTSEKNSNSSYNALQLRLERQFKTGWSLLANYTYSKSIDMDSANASSAANQDATNLGADRGLSDFDVRHRFTAVASYELPFARNTKGITRVLAAGWQTSAIATLQGGFPLTISAADTSGAGSFTALRANRIGAGNLDSGDRTILRWFDTAAFVAPPSGTFGTAGRNIVIGPGTNSWNLAAMKNTSFLERYNLQFRAEFFNAFNHTQWFAPATNVSAPLQFGRITSARAPRNIQLALKLYF; the protein is encoded by the coding sequence ATGTTGACCTGGGGTCTTAGAATCGCCACGTTCCTGATTCTCACCGGCCTGATGCATGCCCAGTCCATCACCGGCAGCATTGTCGGCACCGTCAGCGACACCTCCGGCTCGCCCGTTCCGGCGGCCAATGTCCAAGTCCAGAACCAGGATACGGGCGCCGCCCGCACCGTCGCCACGAACGAGCAGGGCAACTATGCCGCCACCCTGCTGCCGCCCGGCCGCTATACCGTCTCCATCGCCCAGCCGGGCTTCAAACCCGGCCGGATCGTGGACTTGGAAGTGCGCGTCGACCGCAGCCTCCGCGCCGACCTCGCCCTGCAGCTGGGCGAAGTCAGCGAGACCATCACCGTCTCCGACGCCGCCGCCACCAAAGTGGAAACCGACACCTCCACCCTGAACCAAACCCTCGGCCAGAAGACGATCGTCGACATGCCCATTTCGCGTAGCTTCGTCTCGCTGGCCGGGTTGACCGCGGGCGTCGTGCCCGTCACCGGTGAGAACGGCCAGAGCCTGCAGACCAGCTTTACCAACCGCGGCAACCTGAGCGCCTTCGTCAGCGGCCAGCGCGAATCGTCTGTTTCCTTCCTGATCGACGGCGTCGAGTCGCGCGGCGAACGGCTGGGCAACGCCAGCATGCCGGTCTCGGTGGATGCCATCCAGCAGTTCGGGATGCTGCGCAACACCATGTCGGCCGAGTACGGCAACGCCGCGGCGGTCATGAACGTGACCATCAAATCGGGCACGAACCAGATCCACGGCACGGCGTTCGAGTTCCTGCAGAACTCCGTCATGAACGCCCGCAACTACTTCGACACCAGCGCCAAGGCGCAGACGAAGATGAACGACTTCGGCTTCAGCCTCGGTGGGCCGGTGGTGAAGGACAAGACCTTCTTCTTCACCAACTTCGAGGGGATCCGCAGCCGCCGGACGACTCCTCTGCTGGGCCGTGAACCCACCCAGGCCCAACTGGGCGGCGACCTGTCGTCCATCGCCAGCGTGATCTACGACCCGCTTACCACGGACGCCGCCGGGGTGCGTACCGCCTTCCCGGGTAACATCATTCCTGTCAATCGCTTGGATCCGGCGACGAAGAACTTCAGCAACTACATCCCCGTAGCCAACCTGGCCCAGCCCATCAACAACAGCAACCTCTCGGTCTCGCCCAGCGCGATCGCCGACAGCAACCAGGTGCACTTCCGGGTCGATCATGCCCTCAGCAGTACGGATCAACTCTTCGGCCGGTGGTCGTACTACGACGCTCCGAACACGGCTCCGTCCCTTCACCCCCTGTGGAGCAAGGAATACCCCTGGACTACCTACAACGGCGCTCTCCAGGAGACACACGTCTTCGGACCCCGCACCGTGAACGAGTTCCGCTTCGGCTTCAGCCGCGACAACATCTTCCAGAAGGCGATTGGCGTGCCCGGCACGAACCTCGCCCAGTTGATCGGATTGAAGAACACGGTCCCCAACGAGCCCGATGGCGGCGCCCTGCCCGGCGTGACCATCACCGGCTACAACGTCTCCGGCGGCAGCCGTCCAACCGGCTATATTTCCAACCGTTTCCAGTACTCCGACGTGCTCAGCCTGACGCGAGGCAACCACGTCCTGAAGCTGGGCGCCGACATCCGGCGGCTGCAGTACAACGTCTACAGCTCCAACTCGCCGAACGGTGACATCTCGTTCGCCAAGATCTTCACGACCTCGACGGCGGGCGGCAGTACGGGCGGCGATCCCCTGGCCGACTACCTGCTGGGAGCCTTCAACACCGCCAGCGGCGCGCGTACGGTGAACAGCCCGGCCTTCCGCAATACGACCTACAACTTCTTCGCGCAGGATGAATGGAAGGTCACGTCGCGCCTGCACCTTTCCCTGGGCTTGCGCTATGAATATGCGCAGCGCGCCTACGATGTCCACAATAAGATCGCGATTGTCGACTTCTCGACCGGCAACCTGATCTTTGCCCGCAAGAACCCCTTCGATCCCAAGGACTTGAGCCTGAACCAGGACACCTCGCGCGCGCTGCTGGACGAGGACTACAACAACTTCGCGCCGCGCTTCGGCTTCAGCTACGACGCGGGCAAGGATACGGTGATCCGTGGCGGCTACGGCATCTTCTACGACGTCACCCAGGCCAACGAACTGAACTTCCTGGGCTTCGTGCCGCCCTTCCAGACGCTCATTTCGGTCACGAATAACCCCAAGGCCGGCACGCCGGGCACCCTCTTCCAGAACCTCTTCCCGAACCCGGGTCCGCCGGACCGCATCGATCCCGGCACCTCGACGTTTTCGCACCTCAAGACCGACCGGACACCCTATGTCCAGCAGTTCAACTTCAACATTCAAAAGCGGATCTTCGGCGATTACCTCATTGAGGCCTCATATGTCGGCACGCTGGGCCGCAAACAGTCGAAGCGCCGCAACTACAACCAGAAGCGGATCACGGCCGCAGTGCCCTACTTCCCGCTGCCCAACCTCGGCCCCATCCTGACGTCTGAGAAGAATTCGAACTCGAGCTACAACGCGCTGCAACTGCGGCTCGAACGCCAGTTCAAGACGGGCTGGTCACTGCTGGCGAATTATACCTACTCGAAGTCGATTGACATGGACTCCGCCAACGCGTCGTCGGCCGCCAACCAGGACGCCACCAACCTGGGCGCCGACCGTGGTTTGAGCGACTTCGACGTGCGCCACCGCTTCACGGCCGTGGCGAGCTATGAGCTGCCATTTGCCCGCAATACCAAGGGCATAACCCGCGTGCTGGCGGCCGGCTGGCAGACCAGCGCGATCGCCACCCTACAGGGCGGCTTCCCGCTGACCATCTCAGCTGCCGACACCTCTGGAGCCGGCTCGTTCACCGCGCTGCGTGCCAACCGCATCGGTGCCGGGAATCTGGACTCCGGCGACCGGACCATCCTGCGGTGGTTCGACACGGCGGCGTTTGTGGCTCCGCCGTCCGGGACCTTCGGCACGGCGGGCCGCAACATCGTGATTGGACCAGGCACGAACAGCTGGAATCTGGCGGCGATGAAGAACACGTCCTTCCTGGAGCGCTACAACCTCCAGTTCCGGGCCGAGTTCTTCAATGCTTTCAATCACACACAGTGGTTTGCGCCGGCCACGAACGTGAGCGCTCCGCTGCAGTTCGGGCGCATCACCTCGGCCCGCGCTCCGCGCAACATCCAACTGGCGCTGAAGCTCTATTTCTAG
- a CDS encoding FAD-dependent oxidoreductase, whose translation MKTLKTTLVVLASCCALLPAQRLDSYDVVVIGATPAGVAAAIQAGRAKLTVALVEEMPVPGGLLTSGVSRADDAMVQSVSGVFEDFRQRIAKYHRTELANDPVVKAQLAAPRIRHSVPMGQAWEPKVGVMVYHQMLAEQPSIQAYYREVPVAAKVEGNRVVAVVTKDAQGAEHTYRGRAVIDATYEGDVAAFAGVPYDLGREARSAEEPHAGEIYTDAFCEGVYQLPGTILPGGSGQDDKKIMAYNYRFLVKDYGKAEGPHRIKTPPPGYDPSRYKWSPLKAYLPNGKVDVLAINWGNDWSGPQWAYPEAGWPERAEIAKKYRDYALGFLYYIQTEGKQPNFGLADDEFTDNGNFPYKLYVREARRIHGLYKLTESDIHKDLRGNGLRGPLHDDSVAIGLYEMDSHNVQNPTNRESRCSGEGAINLVDVTGPYQIPYGVLVPVNREGLLVPVAISSSHVAMTSVRMEPVWSALGEAAGAAAVLALKKGISFREVPVPELQQRLLASGAKLFFYQDVDASMARFAAIQKLSLLGAVDGDENYRFHPERPITVGELSRLLVKGLGLPLSITGAHFRDAPRGHEAFKYIETLYDASTSSGQPFLPFEVRQYLTYASYKDSLAFVYPDAPVTPEVFRKMTEGALRRAGKSLKGQKFEFESKTTVRREEACGMIDLLR comes from the coding sequence ATGAAAACCCTGAAAACAACACTTGTCGTTTTGGCGTCCTGCTGCGCCCTGCTGCCCGCCCAACGGCTCGATTCCTACGATGTAGTGGTGATTGGAGCGACCCCCGCCGGCGTCGCCGCCGCCATCCAGGCCGGCCGGGCCAAGCTCACGGTCGCCCTGGTGGAAGAGATGCCGGTCCCCGGCGGACTGCTGACCAGCGGGGTGTCGCGAGCGGATGACGCCATGGTCCAGTCCGTCAGCGGCGTGTTTGAGGACTTCCGCCAGCGCATCGCGAAGTATCACCGGACGGAACTGGCCAACGACCCGGTGGTGAAGGCCCAGCTCGCGGCGCCCAGGATCCGGCATAGCGTACCCATGGGGCAGGCGTGGGAACCCAAGGTCGGCGTGATGGTCTACCACCAGATGCTGGCCGAGCAGCCGAGTATCCAGGCCTACTACCGGGAGGTTCCGGTAGCCGCCAAGGTGGAAGGTAACCGCGTGGTGGCCGTCGTGACGAAGGACGCCCAGGGCGCGGAGCACACTTACCGCGGCCGGGCCGTGATCGACGCGACGTATGAGGGCGATGTCGCGGCGTTCGCGGGCGTGCCGTACGACCTGGGCCGGGAGGCGCGCTCGGCCGAAGAGCCCCATGCGGGTGAAATCTATACGGATGCGTTCTGCGAGGGCGTGTATCAGTTGCCGGGCACCATCCTGCCGGGCGGCAGCGGCCAGGACGACAAGAAGATCATGGCCTACAACTACCGTTTCCTGGTGAAGGACTACGGCAAGGCGGAAGGGCCGCACAGGATCAAAACTCCGCCGCCAGGGTATGATCCGAGCCGCTATAAGTGGTCGCCCCTCAAGGCTTACCTGCCCAACGGCAAGGTGGACGTGCTGGCCATAAACTGGGGCAACGACTGGTCGGGCCCGCAGTGGGCCTACCCGGAGGCGGGCTGGCCGGAACGGGCCGAAATCGCGAAGAAGTATCGCGACTATGCCCTGGGGTTCCTCTACTACATCCAGACCGAGGGCAAGCAGCCCAACTTCGGGCTGGCCGACGATGAGTTCACCGACAACGGCAACTTCCCCTACAAGCTGTATGTGCGCGAGGCGCGGCGCATTCACGGGCTCTACAAGCTGACCGAGAGCGATATCCATAAGGACTTGCGGGGCAATGGGTTGCGCGGACCCCTGCACGACGATAGCGTCGCCATCGGGCTGTATGAGATGGACTCGCATAACGTGCAGAACCCAACCAATCGCGAGTCGCGGTGCTCCGGCGAGGGGGCCATCAACCTGGTGGATGTCACGGGTCCGTACCAGATCCCGTACGGGGTGCTGGTGCCGGTGAACCGCGAGGGCCTGCTGGTGCCGGTCGCCATCTCGTCGTCGCACGTGGCGATGACGTCGGTGCGGATGGAGCCGGTGTGGTCGGCCCTGGGCGAAGCGGCGGGGGCGGCGGCCGTGCTCGCCCTGAAGAAAGGCATCTCGTTTCGCGAGGTGCCGGTGCCCGAACTGCAGCAGCGGCTGCTGGCCTCCGGCGCCAAGTTATTCTTTTACCAGGACGTAGACGCGTCCATGGCACGTTTTGCGGCGATCCAGAAACTGAGCCTGCTGGGTGCGGTGGACGGCGACGAGAACTACCGGTTCCATCCGGAAAGGCCCATCACGGTGGGCGAGCTGTCGAGGCTGCTGGTGAAGGGCCTGGGGCTGCCGCTGAGCATCACGGGGGCGCACTTCCGCGACGCTCCGCGAGGGCACGAGGCGTTCAAGTATATAGAAACGCTATACGATGCCAGCACTTCATCGGGCCAGCCGTTCCTGCCCTTCGAGGTCCGGCAATACCTGACCTATGCGTCGTATAAGGACTCGCTGGCATTCGTCTACCCCGATGCGCCCGTGACGCCGGAGGTCTTTCGGAAGATGACCGAGGGCGCCCTGCGGCGGGCCGGTAAGAGTTTGAAGGGACAGAAGTTCGAGTTCGAGTCCAAGACTACGGTGCGGCGTGAAGAGGCGTGCGGAATGATCGACCTGCTGCGTTGA